The proteins below come from a single Miscanthus floridulus cultivar M001 chromosome 1, ASM1932011v1, whole genome shotgun sequence genomic window:
- the LOC136539125 gene encoding uncharacterized protein isoform X2, giving the protein MKFWSALSPRARHELLRLDKQTLIEHARKNLYCSRCNGLLLESFTQIVMYGKSLLHEGSCEPRIQEVEAEEVQDPSVHPWGGLSTTKDGILTLLDCFINAKSLHVIQNVFDNARAREREREMLYPDACGGGGRGWISPVIPNYGRGHGTRDTCALHTARLSCDTLVDFWSALGEETRSPLLRMKEEDFIERLMHRFDSKRFCRDCRRNVIREFKELKELKRMRREPRCTSWFCVADTAFKCEVFEDAILVDWHQSLLEQDGVYHHFEWAIGTDEGKSDILNFENVGMNGQVHRKGLDLDQFEDYFVTLRAWRLDGRCTEFCVKAHALKGQSCVHRRLIVGDGFVTITKGESIRSFFEYAEEAEEEDEDDVVDRDSNDPDGDIAHPQKHAKSPELAREFLLDAAAVIFKEQVEKAFREGTARQNAHSVFVSLALKLLEERVHVACKEIITLEKQTKLLEEEEKEKREEEERRERRRTKEREKKNRRKERLKGKDRDKEKTLVRSKKSDDLSPFSLCNQAAPSNNESQDVLDLRYSDSEEEDNVVVREHYPDSSADQSSSKDSDERSNEHECSATAEFVPSDCDGPFLCDESKSSRNLRFRRDFPQEKDASYWYEDCRDDSGDTQWQSRERIRNNTRNYNAVFNANNRTRDRYNPCSCGHQEDYRYFSTATRSSRETKMSRKTVAEKPRLQYRRCYPLDSFAVSNGGRVGSTPNKSPGPKQVWEPMDARKKIGNANSATGAADGSDQVECSKDISECEKLEVVCEPLAEICSEISAEACKSDTDQPCRQGEKNQSTCSDGSKCVDKPNCCLTKDTGRTTNLTSSDSSSCLSEGDRDSSMSSMTSLSAQNVESSSTSDSEESSDRNNSSPGDPPAKNVSRSLLEMCAGNGFREYQPKGLNPPNGNQFGFMVSPLQDQMLHQQKVHAPPYSSPFMGFHNHPLAVPTNGYLPYPQPGHFYPGPMASVGYGVAGNQRVDFPMQYTNNIHAYSGPEFGFLPSQPVHKTPVSFHAVPMPPLTPLCRSGVPVVINQERQQSPAPFPKLKQAVPVPETGCAEDYTSKQKGDDADSTPFSLFQFNLPIGPPTLATSKEEQSGAMPSKAPEPAQIARAQPCSREETNVKEYNIFSGCNGVMFQLN; this is encoded by the exons TTTTGGAGTGCCCTGTCACCTCGTGCACGACATGAGCTGCTAAGACTTGATAAACAGACCCTTATTGAGCATGCTCGCAAGAATTTGTACTGCTCAAGGTGTAATGGGCTGCTTTTGGAAAGTTTCACACAAATAGTCATGTATGGGAAGTCACTGCTTCATGAAGGTTCATGTGAGCCAAGGATTCAGGAAGTTGAAGCAGAAGAAGTTCAGGACCCTTCAGTTCATCCTTGGGGAGGCCTTTCGACAACAAAGGATGGCATCCTAACtcttcttgattgcttcataaATGCAAAATCTCTTCATGTGATCCAGAAT GTATTTGACAATGCACGTGCAAGAGAACGTGAACGTGAGATGCTTTACCCTGATGCATGTGGTGGCGGTGGCAGAGGATGGATTAGCCCAGTGATACCTAACTATGGCAGGGGCCATGGAACACGAGATACTTGTGCTTTGCACACTGCACGCCTTTCTTGTGATACTCTGGTGGATTTTTGGTCAGCGTTGGGTGAAGAAACTAGATCACCTCTTTTAAGGATGAAAGAAGAGGACTTCATCGAAAGACTTATGCACAG GTTCGACAGCAAGAGATTCTGCAGAGACTGCAGAAGGAATGTTATTCGCGAATTCAAGGAGCTCAAGGAACTAAAGCGCATGCGAAGGGAACCTCGCTgcactagttggttttgtgtcgcAGATACCGCATTTAAGTGTGAG GTGTTTGAGGATGCTATTCTTGTTGATTGGCATCAATCCTTATTGGAGCAAGATGGAGTTTACCATCATTTCGAGTGGGCTATTGGAACAGATGAAGGAAAATCTGATATTCTAAACTTTGAAAATGTGGGCATGAATGGGCAAGTCCACAGGAAAGGCCTCGATCTTGATCAGTTTGAAGACTATTTTGTTACACTGAGAGCATGGAGGCTGGATGGCCGCTGTACAGAATTCTGTGTGAAGGCCCATGCCTTGAAGGGCCAATCATGTGTTCACCGGAGGCTAATTGTGGGGGATGGATTTGTGACAATTACCAAAGGTGAAAGTATTAGAAGTTTCTTCGAGTATgctgaagaagcagaggaagaggaC gaagatgaTGTAGTGGACAGAGACAGCAATGACCCTGATGGTGATATCGCTCATCCACAGAAGCATGCTAAGAGCCCTGAACTTGCAAGAGAATTTCTCCTGGATGCTGCTGCAGTGATCTTCAAAGAACAG GTTGAGAAGGCTTTCAGAGAAGGCACAGCGCGGCAAAATGCACATAGTGTTTTCGTGTCCCTTGCTCTAAAACTGTTAGAAGAAAGAGTTCATGTTGCTTGCAAGGAAATAATTACATTGGAAAAACAG ACCAAGCTTCttgaggaagaagagaaagaaaaacgTGAAGAAGAGGAGCGAAGGGAGAGgaggagaacaaaagaaagagaaaagaagaaTAGAAGAAAAGAGCGGCTGAAAGGAAAGGACAGAGATAAGGAAAAAACACTGGTTCGGTCAAAAAAATCAGATGATCTTTCACCATTTTCTCTGTGCAACCAAGCAGCACCAAGTAATAATGAGTctcaggatgttctagacttgagaTATTCAGATAGTGAAGAGGAAGACAATGTTGTGGTCAGGGAACACTATCCTGactcctctgctgatcaatcttcAAGCAAGGACAGTGATGAAAGAAGCAATGAGCATGAATGCAGTGCGACAGCAGAATTTGTTCCCTCAGATTGTGATGGCCCATTTTTATGTGATGAGTCTAAATCATCTAGAAACCTGAGATTTAGAAGAGACTTCCCTCAAGAGAAAGATGCTAGTTATTGGTATGAGGATTGCCGTGATGACTCTGGAGATACTCAATGGCAGTCTAGGGAGAGGATCAGAAATAACACTAGAAATTACAACGCTGTATTTAATGCAAATAACCGAACAAGAGACAGGTACAACCCCTGCAGCTGTGGCCATCAAGAAGACTACAGATATTTTTCCACAGCAACTAGATCAAGTAGGGAGACAAAGATGTCCAGGAAAACAGTGGCTGAGAAACCCAGGTTGCAATACCGCAGGTGCTATCCTCTGGATAGCTTTGCTGTGTCAAATGGAGGTCGTGTTGGTAGTACACCAAACAAGAGCCCAGGTCCAAAGCAAGTATGGGAGCCAATGGATGCAAGAAAGAAGATAGGGAATGCGAATAGTGCTACTGGGGCTGCTGATGGTTCAGATCAAGTGGAATGCTCAAAGGATATCAGTGAATGTGAAAAGCTTGAGGTAGTGTGTGAACCACTTGCTGAAATCTGTTCTGAGATATCTGCAGAAGCATGTAAGTCAGACACAGATCAACCATGCAGACAAGGTGAGAAGAATCAGTCTACTTGCAGCGATGGATCTAAATGCGTGGATAAGCCAAATTGCTGCTTGACAAAGGACACTGGTAGGACAACAAACTTAACCAGTTCGGACAGCTCCTCGTGTCTAAGTGAGGGAGATAGAGATAGCAGCATGAGCAGCATGACCTCACTGAGTGCTCAGAATGTAGAGTCTTCATCTACGTCTGACTCAGAAGAGTCTTCAGACAGGAACAATAGCAGCCCAGGTGATCCACCAGCAAAGAATGTTTCTCGTTCATTACTTGAGATGTGTGCAGGAAATGGTTTCAGGGAGTACCAACCGAAAGGCTTGAACCCTCCTAATGGCAACCAATTTGGATTTATGGTGTCCCCTTTACAGGATCAGATGTTGCACCAACAGAAGGTCCATGCACCACCATACTCGTCACCATTCATGGGGTTCCACAATCACCCCTTGGCAGTTCCAACAAATGGATACTTGCCATATCCTCAGCCTGGTCACTTCTACCCTGGCCCCATGGCCTCTGTTGGATATGGAGTCGCTGGCAACCAGCGTGTTGACTTTCCAATGCAGTACACCAATAACATCCATGCTTACTCGGGCCCTGAATTTGGTTTTCTGCCTTCACAACCAGTTCACAAGACCCCAGTGAGCTTCCATGCCGTGCCAATGCCACCACTGACCCCGCTGTGTAGAAGCGGAGTGCCAGTGGTGATAAATCAAGAGAGGCAGCAGAGCCCTGCCCCCTTCCCTAAATTAAAACAGGCAGTGCCGGTCCCTGAGACCGGCTGTGCAGAAGACTACACCTCCAAACAGAAAGGTGATGACGCAGACAGCACACCGTTCTCCTTGTTCCAGTTCAACCTGCCGATTGGCCCTCCGACCCTGGCAACATCCAAAGAAGAGCAAAGTGGTGCGATGCCGTCAAAGGCACCGGAACCAGCTCAGATAGCTCGAGCCCAGCCGTGCTCGAGGGAGGAGACCAACGTCAAGGAGTACAACATTTTCTCCGGGTGTAATGGGGTGATGTTCCAGCTCAACTAG
- the LOC136539125 gene encoding uncharacterized protein isoform X1 — protein sequence MVAEAAPSSSSAIWSRRRDEITFDRLHKFWSALSPRARHELLRLDKQTLIEHARKNLYCSRCNGLLLESFTQIVMYGKSLLHEGSCEPRIQEVEAEEVQDPSVHPWGGLSTTKDGILTLLDCFINAKSLHVIQNVFDNARAREREREMLYPDACGGGGRGWISPVIPNYGRGHGTRDTCALHTARLSCDTLVDFWSALGEETRSPLLRMKEEDFIERLMHRFDSKRFCRDCRRNVIREFKELKELKRMRREPRCTSWFCVADTAFKCEVFEDAILVDWHQSLLEQDGVYHHFEWAIGTDEGKSDILNFENVGMNGQVHRKGLDLDQFEDYFVTLRAWRLDGRCTEFCVKAHALKGQSCVHRRLIVGDGFVTITKGESIRSFFEYAEEAEEEDEDDVVDRDSNDPDGDIAHPQKHAKSPELAREFLLDAAAVIFKEQVEKAFREGTARQNAHSVFVSLALKLLEERVHVACKEIITLEKQTKLLEEEEKEKREEEERRERRRTKEREKKNRRKERLKGKDRDKEKTLVRSKKSDDLSPFSLCNQAAPSNNESQDVLDLRYSDSEEEDNVVVREHYPDSSADQSSSKDSDERSNEHECSATAEFVPSDCDGPFLCDESKSSRNLRFRRDFPQEKDASYWYEDCRDDSGDTQWQSRERIRNNTRNYNAVFNANNRTRDRYNPCSCGHQEDYRYFSTATRSSRETKMSRKTVAEKPRLQYRRCYPLDSFAVSNGGRVGSTPNKSPGPKQVWEPMDARKKIGNANSATGAADGSDQVECSKDISECEKLEVVCEPLAEICSEISAEACKSDTDQPCRQGEKNQSTCSDGSKCVDKPNCCLTKDTGRTTNLTSSDSSSCLSEGDRDSSMSSMTSLSAQNVESSSTSDSEESSDRNNSSPGDPPAKNVSRSLLEMCAGNGFREYQPKGLNPPNGNQFGFMVSPLQDQMLHQQKVHAPPYSSPFMGFHNHPLAVPTNGYLPYPQPGHFYPGPMASVGYGVAGNQRVDFPMQYTNNIHAYSGPEFGFLPSQPVHKTPVSFHAVPMPPLTPLCRSGVPVVINQERQQSPAPFPKLKQAVPVPETGCAEDYTSKQKGDDADSTPFSLFQFNLPIGPPTLATSKEEQSGAMPSKAPEPAQIARAQPCSREETNVKEYNIFSGCNGVMFQLN from the exons TTTTGGAGTGCCCTGTCACCTCGTGCACGACATGAGCTGCTAAGACTTGATAAACAGACCCTTATTGAGCATGCTCGCAAGAATTTGTACTGCTCAAGGTGTAATGGGCTGCTTTTGGAAAGTTTCACACAAATAGTCATGTATGGGAAGTCACTGCTTCATGAAGGTTCATGTGAGCCAAGGATTCAGGAAGTTGAAGCAGAAGAAGTTCAGGACCCTTCAGTTCATCCTTGGGGAGGCCTTTCGACAACAAAGGATGGCATCCTAACtcttcttgattgcttcataaATGCAAAATCTCTTCATGTGATCCAGAAT GTATTTGACAATGCACGTGCAAGAGAACGTGAACGTGAGATGCTTTACCCTGATGCATGTGGTGGCGGTGGCAGAGGATGGATTAGCCCAGTGATACCTAACTATGGCAGGGGCCATGGAACACGAGATACTTGTGCTTTGCACACTGCACGCCTTTCTTGTGATACTCTGGTGGATTTTTGGTCAGCGTTGGGTGAAGAAACTAGATCACCTCTTTTAAGGATGAAAGAAGAGGACTTCATCGAAAGACTTATGCACAG GTTCGACAGCAAGAGATTCTGCAGAGACTGCAGAAGGAATGTTATTCGCGAATTCAAGGAGCTCAAGGAACTAAAGCGCATGCGAAGGGAACCTCGCTgcactagttggttttgtgtcgcAGATACCGCATTTAAGTGTGAG GTGTTTGAGGATGCTATTCTTGTTGATTGGCATCAATCCTTATTGGAGCAAGATGGAGTTTACCATCATTTCGAGTGGGCTATTGGAACAGATGAAGGAAAATCTGATATTCTAAACTTTGAAAATGTGGGCATGAATGGGCAAGTCCACAGGAAAGGCCTCGATCTTGATCAGTTTGAAGACTATTTTGTTACACTGAGAGCATGGAGGCTGGATGGCCGCTGTACAGAATTCTGTGTGAAGGCCCATGCCTTGAAGGGCCAATCATGTGTTCACCGGAGGCTAATTGTGGGGGATGGATTTGTGACAATTACCAAAGGTGAAAGTATTAGAAGTTTCTTCGAGTATgctgaagaagcagaggaagaggaC gaagatgaTGTAGTGGACAGAGACAGCAATGACCCTGATGGTGATATCGCTCATCCACAGAAGCATGCTAAGAGCCCTGAACTTGCAAGAGAATTTCTCCTGGATGCTGCTGCAGTGATCTTCAAAGAACAG GTTGAGAAGGCTTTCAGAGAAGGCACAGCGCGGCAAAATGCACATAGTGTTTTCGTGTCCCTTGCTCTAAAACTGTTAGAAGAAAGAGTTCATGTTGCTTGCAAGGAAATAATTACATTGGAAAAACAG ACCAAGCTTCttgaggaagaagagaaagaaaaacgTGAAGAAGAGGAGCGAAGGGAGAGgaggagaacaaaagaaagagaaaagaagaaTAGAAGAAAAGAGCGGCTGAAAGGAAAGGACAGAGATAAGGAAAAAACACTGGTTCGGTCAAAAAAATCAGATGATCTTTCACCATTTTCTCTGTGCAACCAAGCAGCACCAAGTAATAATGAGTctcaggatgttctagacttgagaTATTCAGATAGTGAAGAGGAAGACAATGTTGTGGTCAGGGAACACTATCCTGactcctctgctgatcaatcttcAAGCAAGGACAGTGATGAAAGAAGCAATGAGCATGAATGCAGTGCGACAGCAGAATTTGTTCCCTCAGATTGTGATGGCCCATTTTTATGTGATGAGTCTAAATCATCTAGAAACCTGAGATTTAGAAGAGACTTCCCTCAAGAGAAAGATGCTAGTTATTGGTATGAGGATTGCCGTGATGACTCTGGAGATACTCAATGGCAGTCTAGGGAGAGGATCAGAAATAACACTAGAAATTACAACGCTGTATTTAATGCAAATAACCGAACAAGAGACAGGTACAACCCCTGCAGCTGTGGCCATCAAGAAGACTACAGATATTTTTCCACAGCAACTAGATCAAGTAGGGAGACAAAGATGTCCAGGAAAACAGTGGCTGAGAAACCCAGGTTGCAATACCGCAGGTGCTATCCTCTGGATAGCTTTGCTGTGTCAAATGGAGGTCGTGTTGGTAGTACACCAAACAAGAGCCCAGGTCCAAAGCAAGTATGGGAGCCAATGGATGCAAGAAAGAAGATAGGGAATGCGAATAGTGCTACTGGGGCTGCTGATGGTTCAGATCAAGTGGAATGCTCAAAGGATATCAGTGAATGTGAAAAGCTTGAGGTAGTGTGTGAACCACTTGCTGAAATCTGTTCTGAGATATCTGCAGAAGCATGTAAGTCAGACACAGATCAACCATGCAGACAAGGTGAGAAGAATCAGTCTACTTGCAGCGATGGATCTAAATGCGTGGATAAGCCAAATTGCTGCTTGACAAAGGACACTGGTAGGACAACAAACTTAACCAGTTCGGACAGCTCCTCGTGTCTAAGTGAGGGAGATAGAGATAGCAGCATGAGCAGCATGACCTCACTGAGTGCTCAGAATGTAGAGTCTTCATCTACGTCTGACTCAGAAGAGTCTTCAGACAGGAACAATAGCAGCCCAGGTGATCCACCAGCAAAGAATGTTTCTCGTTCATTACTTGAGATGTGTGCAGGAAATGGTTTCAGGGAGTACCAACCGAAAGGCTTGAACCCTCCTAATGGCAACCAATTTGGATTTATGGTGTCCCCTTTACAGGATCAGATGTTGCACCAACAGAAGGTCCATGCACCACCATACTCGTCACCATTCATGGGGTTCCACAATCACCCCTTGGCAGTTCCAACAAATGGATACTTGCCATATCCTCAGCCTGGTCACTTCTACCCTGGCCCCATGGCCTCTGTTGGATATGGAGTCGCTGGCAACCAGCGTGTTGACTTTCCAATGCAGTACACCAATAACATCCATGCTTACTCGGGCCCTGAATTTGGTTTTCTGCCTTCACAACCAGTTCACAAGACCCCAGTGAGCTTCCATGCCGTGCCAATGCCACCACTGACCCCGCTGTGTAGAAGCGGAGTGCCAGTGGTGATAAATCAAGAGAGGCAGCAGAGCCCTGCCCCCTTCCCTAAATTAAAACAGGCAGTGCCGGTCCCTGAGACCGGCTGTGCAGAAGACTACACCTCCAAACAGAAAGGTGATGACGCAGACAGCACACCGTTCTCCTTGTTCCAGTTCAACCTGCCGATTGGCCCTCCGACCCTGGCAACATCCAAAGAAGAGCAAAGTGGTGCGATGCCGTCAAAGGCACCGGAACCAGCTCAGATAGCTCGAGCCCAGCCGTGCTCGAGGGAGGAGACCAACGTCAAGGAGTACAACATTTTCTCCGGGTGTAATGGGGTGATGTTCCAGCTCAACTAG